From Streptomyces sp. SAI-135:
GGCCGCGGTGGCCGAGCGGGTGGGGCTGACCCAGCAGGGGCTGCTGCACCACTTCCCGACCAAGGACGCGCTGCTGGTCGCGGTGCTGGAGGAGCGGGACAAGTGGGACGCCGTGCCGAACGGCAGCTGGCGCGTCGACCTGCTCGCCTCGCTCGTCGAGTACAACGCCATGCGGCCCGGCATCATCCAGACCTTCTCGGCGCTGCTCGGCGAGAGCGTGACGGAGGGGCACCCGGCCAGGGAGTACTTCACCGACCGCTACACCCGGGTGCGCGCCTCGATGGCGGCGGCCCTGCGCACCGAATACGGCGACCGCCTGCCGAACGGACTGAGCCCGGAGCGCACCGCGCCGCTGCTGGTCGCCGTCATGGACGGCCTCCAGTACCAGTGGCTGCTGGACCCGGAGTCGGTGGACATGCCGGGTGCGTTCCGGGACTTCCTGCGGTTGCTGGGCGAGCCGGCGGGCTGAGGCTCACTGGCTCCAGGCGACGGCGAGAGCCTTGCTGAGCGCACAGACGGCGGCGAGGGCGAACGCCCGGCCGAACAGCGCCCACAGGACGACGACCCGCAGTATCACCCGCCCGCGGACACCGCCGCCACGACTTCGACCTCGATCAGCGCCTCCGGCCTGAACAGCCGGGGCACCTCGAAGGTCATGCTGGTGGGTGGGGTGCCGGTGAGGAACTCCCGCCGTACGGCGCCGTACTGCTCCAGTTCGGAGATGTCCGTGAGGTAGGTGCGGATGTTGATGACGTCGGCCAGGCTCGCGCCGTGTGCGTCGAGGAGGGCGGCGAGGGTCTCGAAGACGCCCCGGGACTGCTCGGCG
This genomic window contains:
- a CDS encoding TetR/AcrR family transcriptional regulator; the protein is MSYGDAMSARTRSEERRGEIVRAALEVIAERGYRGASLAAVAERVGLTQQGLLHHFPTKDALLVAVLEERDKWDAVPNGSWRVDLLASLVEYNAMRPGIIQTFSALLGESVTEGHPAREYFTDRYTRVRASMAAALRTEYGDRLPNGLSPERTAPLLVAVMDGLQYQWLLDPESVDMPGAFRDFLRLLGEPAG
- a CDS encoding RidA family protein; translated protein: MRITLDNPVGAPQPLSPYYSQVARVEQDGGGALLFVSGQIAEGATLAEQSRGVFETLAALLDAHGASLADVINIRTYLTDISELEQYGAVRREFLTGTPPTSMTFEVPRLFRPEALIEVEVVAAVSAGG